Proteins found in one Thermoplasmatales archaeon genomic segment:
- a CDS encoding 5-formyltetrahydrofolate cyclo-ligase, producing MKEKIRKELLEKRNSLSTYEILEKSNIILEKLYRLEEFSKANRIACYISFGSEVYTHGLIKEYSKKRELFVPFIKNGEIFLARINSWEELESGAYGILQPKDPKIENKGMDIIIVPGIAFDENGNRIGYGKGYFDRLLKKIPSKRIAIAYDFQVLKNIPNQEHDVRMDMIITEKRIIKCNVR from the coding sequence ATGAAAGAAAAAATAAGAAAAGAATTGCTTGAAAAAAGGAATTCTCTCTCAACATATGAAATATTGGAAAAAAGCAACATAATTTTGGAGAAACTCTATCGCCTGGAAGAATTTTCAAAAGCAAATAGAATTGCATGCTACATTTCATTTGGGAGCGAAGTTTATACACATGGATTGATTAAAGAATATTCGAAAAAGAGGGAGCTTTTTGTTCCATTTATAAAAAATGGTGAAATATTTCTTGCCAGAATAAATTCATGGGAAGAGCTTGAAAGCGGAGCATATGGAATATTGCAACCAAAAGATCCAAAAATAGAAAACAAAGGTATGGATATTATAATTGTTCCTGGAATTGCATTCGATGAAAATGGAAATAGAATAGGTTATGGAAAGGGATATTTTGATAGGCTGCTAAAAAAAATTCCTTCAAAAAGAATTGCAATAGCTTATGATTTTCAGGTTTTGAAAAATATTCCTAATCAGGAACATGATGTAAGGATGGATATGATAATTACTGAAAAAAGAATTATAAAATGCAATGTTCGATAA
- a CDS encoding alanine--glyoxylate aminotransferase family protein, which yields MRHLKLFTPGPTEVREEILQEMAVPQIYHRSAEFSKLYEEITKKLQKVLYTEKPVIIFPSSSTGAMEAAVCNGVAKKCLNLINGAFSKRWHEITKGNGVPCDALSIDWDKAIKAEMVEEKLESGEYDAITLVFNETSTGLMNPLKEIAEVVKKYDDVLFLVDAVSAMGGVKIEVDKLGIDMCLAGVQKCFALPSGITVASVSERLLERAKNVPPRSYYFNLTLLYKYHQKNQTMVTPPISQMFALNKQLDYILNEEGLENRFARHEKMAKIVQDWARKYFDIYPEKGYESKTLTCIKNTRNISVKELNEQLAKYYMRISDGYGDLKGKTFRIAHMGDLQVQDIKGLLAVIEEILGL from the coding sequence ATGAGGCATCTAAAATTATTTACCCCAGGCCCAACAGAAGTAAGAGAAGAAATTTTGCAGGAAATGGCTGTCCCCCAGATATATCATCGCTCCGCAGAATTCAGCAAACTATATGAGGAAATAACAAAGAAATTGCAAAAGGTTTTATATACAGAAAAGCCCGTCATCATTTTCCCGTCTTCATCCACGGGCGCAATGGAGGCGGCGGTATGCAACGGCGTTGCGAAGAAATGCCTTAATTTGATTAATGGAGCTTTTTCAAAGAGATGGCATGAAATAACAAAAGGTAATGGTGTGCCGTGTGATGCTTTAAGCATTGACTGGGATAAGGCAATAAAAGCGGAGATGGTCGAAGAAAAGCTCGAAAGCGGGGAATACGATGCAATAACTCTTGTTTTCAATGAGACATCAACAGGGCTTATGAATCCTTTAAAGGAAATTGCAGAAGTTGTGAAAAAATATGATGATGTTCTCTTTTTGGTTGATGCAGTATCTGCTATGGGGGGAGTTAAAATAGAAGTGGATAAGCTTGGAATAGATATGTGCCTTGCTGGGGTGCAGAAATGCTTTGCCCTTCCATCTGGAATAACTGTTGCATCTGTCAGTGAAAGACTTCTGGAAAGGGCAAAAAATGTTCCTCCAAGAAGCTATTATTTTAATTTAACATTACTTTATAAATATCATCAGAAGAATCAGACAATGGTTACTCCTCCAATTTCCCAGATGTTTGCATTGAACAAGCAACTTGATTATATATTGAATGAAGAAGGGCTTGAAAATAGATTTGCAAGACATGAGAAAATGGCAAAAATTGTCCAGGATTGGGCAAGAAAATATTTTGATATATATCCAGAGAAAGGCTATGAATCAAAAACCCTAACATGCATAAAGAATACAAGAAATATATCAGTTAAAGAGCTGAACGAGCAGCTCGCAAAATATTATATGCGTATCTCAGATGGATATGGTGATTTAAAGGGAAAAACATTCAGAATAGCCCATATGGGTGATTTACAAGTTCAGGATATAAAGGGTTTGCTTGCAGTAATTGAGGAAATACTTGGGCTTTGA
- a CDS encoding 2-oxo acid dehydrogenase subunit E2 encodes MSKAGNYQIKPFSKYRKNIELIVREGWRKHSLHYLVEADVTASMETIKKHKKEGRDISFTAWIIKCLAEALVEHKELNAYRQGRNKIVIFDDVDVAIPIEKIVNGEHIPMAYVIRMANEKSIKEITEEIRNAQKGEGEEQVLMKLSFTERFVIKSPYLIKKLILFLLRKRGITKKKHMGTVGVTSIGMFSKFSGWIIPLGGTTSILVAVNGITKKPGIFENKIEARDYLHLTITFDHDLADGATISRFISRFVELIENGFGIK; translated from the coding sequence GTGAGCAAGGCTGGAAATTATCAAATAAAGCCATTTTCAAAATACAGGAAAAATATTGAGCTTATAGTAAGAGAGGGATGGCGCAAACATAGCTTGCATTATTTAGTTGAAGCAGATGTAACAGCATCTATGGAAACTATTAAAAAACACAAAAAGGAGGGAAGAGATATTTCCTTTACTGCATGGATAATAAAATGCCTTGCTGAAGCTCTCGTTGAACATAAAGAGTTGAATGCCTACAGGCAAGGAAGAAATAAAATTGTTATATTTGATGATGTAGATGTTGCCATACCTATTGAAAAGATAGTTAATGGGGAGCATATTCCAATGGCATATGTAATAAGGATGGCAAATGAAAAGAGCATAAAGGAAATAACTGAGGAAATAAGGAATGCTCAAAAAGGAGAGGGAGAGGAGCAGGTGCTCATGAAATTGAGTTTTACTGAAAGATTTGTAATAAAATCACCATATCTTATAAAAAAATTAATTTTATTTTTGCTTAGAAAAAGAGGAATTACAAAGAAAAAACATATGGGAACAGTTGGAGTAACATCCATAGGTATGTTCAGCAAATTTTCAGGATGGATAATTCCTTTAGGGGGAACCACATCCATTCTTGTTGCTGTAAACGGAATTACAAAAAAGCCAGGAATTTTTGAAAATAAAATTGAGGCTAGGGATTATTTACATCTTACTATTACCTTTGACCATGATTTAGCTGATGGAGCAACCATATCAAGGTTTATAAGTAGGTTTGTTGAACTGATAGAAAATGGTTTTGGAATAAAGTAA
- a CDS encoding archaeosine biosynthesis radical SAM protein RaSEA — MEKLNEIVKELKKHEAKREKPRIWREKEILNNKIVDSFAFILHTSGCAWAKQGGCTMCGYFKESYDVSEEEIIEQINFVFANYSGEEVVKIYTSGSFLDENELPVEMQNYIINKFDRASKIVIESRPEFIENLENLKQKNIEVAMGLESANDKVLEYSINKGFKFEEWKKAAEKVKEYGKSLRAYILIKPPFLTDEDAIKDAIYSVEKIKDIADIISFNPVAIHSKTLLELLWRKNIYRPPWLWSVAEIIKESKEIYDGIIRCDIVAGGTPRGAHNCGVCDEAFLREIKNFSLNQKMEEVECDCREEWLDWLEIERFLI; from the coding sequence ATGGAGAAATTAAATGAGATTGTTAAGGAATTAAAGAAACACGAAGCGAAAAGAGAGAAGCCGAGAATATGGAGGGAAAAAGAAATTCTGAATAATAAAATTGTTGATTCTTTTGCATTTATTTTGCATACTTCCGGCTGTGCATGGGCGAAGCAGGGAGGATGCACAATGTGCGGGTATTTCAAGGAAAGTTATGATGTAAGCGAGGAAGAAATAATTGAGCAGATAAATTTTGTTTTTGCAAATTATAGCGGGGAAGAAGTTGTTAAGATATATACATCTGGCAGCTTTCTTGATGAAAATGAACTGCCCGTAGAAATGCAGAATTATATAATCAATAAATTTGATAGAGCAAGCAAAATAGTGATTGAAAGTAGGCCAGAGTTTATAGAAAATCTTGAAAATTTAAAGCAAAAAAATATTGAAGTTGCTATGGGGCTTGAATCCGCAAATGATAAAGTGCTTGAATATTCAATAAATAAGGGGTTTAAATTTGAGGAATGGAAGAAGGCAGCTGAAAAAGTTAAGGAATATGGAAAAAGTTTGCGAGCTTATATTTTAATAAAGCCACCATTTCTTACAGATGAAGATGCAATAAAGGATGCAATCTATAGCGTGGAAAAAATAAAAGATATTGCTGACATAATTTCCTTCAATCCAGTTGCAATTCACAGCAAAACATTACTTGAGTTGTTATGGAGAAAGAATATTTATCGCCCTCCATGGCTTTGGAGTGTTGCAGAAATAATAAAGGAAAGCAAGGAAATTTATGATGGAATTATAAGATGCGACATTGTGGCGGGCGGCACGCCGAGGGGGGCGCACAACTGCGGGGTATGCGATGAGGCATTTTTGAGGGAGATAAAAAATTTTTCATTAAACCAGAAAATGGAAGAGGTAGAGTGCGATTGCAGGGAGGAATGGCTTGATTGGCTTGAGATTGAAAGATTTTTGATTTAA
- the sepF gene encoding cell division protein SepF: protein MINMFGRQKKGYIDLEETGVEKKEEAKMYVRIAEVHKYEDLKELIKHVYEGNMLVMDISPVSADSIEVERIINEMKRVASDVNGDIVGIDRNRFMITPAGVKVDRRKLKTY from the coding sequence GTGATTAACATGTTCGGAAGACAGAAGAAGGGTTATATAGACCTTGAAGAAACAGGCGTTGAAAAAAAAGAAGAGGCAAAAATGTATGTCAGGATAGCTGAAGTGCATAAATACGAGGACTTAAAAGAGCTTATAAAGCATGTTTATGAAGGAAATATGCTTGTTATGGACATTTCTCCAGTATCTGCTGATAGCATAGAAGTAGAAAGAATAATAAATGAAATGAAAAGAGTAGCAAGTGATGTAAATGGTGATATAGTAGGCATCGACAGAAATCGCTTCATGATAACCCCAGCAGGAGTAAAAGTTGATAGAAGAAAATTAAAAACATATTAA
- a CDS encoding (Fe-S)-binding protein, producing MEIYDEILCCTACGFCKKPYYSYSFAQKESDFPKGKIMIAYGFINGEIKEDMDLVKILQDCSLCRRCEEDCPSNIKIAEIINGARYKLKNLLPEHKKIYENFQKYDNIFGEGNFSYGDGKNAFFMGCLVKKEMKDVIISIFDRIGEDIKIISQCCGYPLRKIGTNFKEKKLENYEKIIFSCPNGMIEFNEYKPIHISQFFSNYSFKRDGKNYIYHDSEFLGRYLKIYEEPREIIKKIGNLVEFKENRKMARWCGGEIEYKLAFPEKADELAKYLAKEAKEKNATIVTSSPHCYSHLKEYDAIDLTQLIEEKLKNF from the coding sequence ATGGAAATTTATGATGAAATACTTTGTTGCACTGCTTGTGGCTTCTGTAAAAAGCCATATTATTCTTATAGCTTTGCTCAAAAGGAGAGTGATTTTCCAAAGGGAAAAATAATGATTGCTTACGGGTTTATTAACGGTGAGATAAAGGAGGATATGGATTTAGTTAAAATATTGCAGGACTGCTCCCTTTGCAGAAGATGCGAGGAAGATTGCCCTTCAAATATAAAAATTGCTGAAATAATAAATGGGGCAAGATATAAATTAAAAAATTTGTTGCCAGAGCATAAAAAAATTTATGAAAATTTTCAGAAATACGATAACATTTTTGGAGAAGGAAACTTTTCATATGGAGATGGAAAAAATGCATTTTTTATGGGGTGCCTGGTTAAAAAAGAAATGAAGGATGTTATAATTTCTATTTTTGATAGAATTGGCGAGGATATTAAAATAATAAGTCAGTGCTGTGGCTATCCACTCAGAAAAATTGGAACAAATTTTAAGGAAAAAAAACTTGAGAATTATGAAAAAATTATATTTTCATGTCCTAATGGAATGATTGAATTCAATGAGTATAAGCCAATACATATAAGTCAATTTTTTTCAAATTACAGCTTTAAGAGAGATGGAAAAAATTATATATATCATGATTCAGAATTTTTGGGAAGATATCTTAAAATTTATGAAGAGCCAAGAGAAATAATAAAAAAGATTGGGAATCTTGTTGAATTCAAAGAAAATAGAAAGATGGCAAGATGGTGTGGAGGAGAAATTGAATATAAATTAGCTTTTCCAGAAAAAGCTGATGAGCTTGCAAAATATCTTGCAAAAGAAGCAAAGGAAAAGAACGCAACAATCGTAACTTCTTCTCCTCATTGCTACAGCCATCTTAAAGAATATGATGCAATAGATTTAACCCAGCTGATTGAAGAAAAATTGAAAAACTTTTAA
- a CDS encoding FAD-binding protein, with product MEWLNKIINEIDGSRIFLKECDLYAYGFDASIHHAMPDVVIKPKNAEEVEKIVKIANEYRIPLIARGAGTALCGQAVPVHGGILLDMTGMDRIKEINVNDLYCVVEPGVIYASLNEELAKYGFFFPPTPGSGDVCTIGGMIAVNASGARAIKYGATRDYVLGLEVVFPYGRKRLGGLTLKNSSGYQLERIIVGSEGTLGIITEATIRLAPLPEKRAVALLPFNDVIDAGKCVSKIISSGILPSSLEIMDSICIKAVNKAMNLGLPEAEALLFIELDGKESEVKEEIEKIKKMFKEIEFTDDEKEMQKLWKGRKGILPSLSRYGDDMVSVSLADDMCVPISKIPEAIKEFQKIAKKYGIIVGTYGHAGDGNLHTKVLLNPRDEKSWKNAERAVDEIYKTVKKLGGLASGEHGIGITKAPWMDEDAETMEKIKKAIDPNNIMNPGKMMQWKRSIISYLRYK from the coding sequence ATGGAATGGCTTAATAAAATAATTAATGAAATTGATGGCTCAAGGATATTTCTAAAAGAATGTGATTTATATGCTTATGGTTTTGATGCATCTATACACCATGCAATGCCAGATGTTGTTATAAAACCAAAAAATGCAGAAGAAGTGGAAAAAATAGTTAAAATTGCAAATGAGTATCGCATTCCATTGATTGCAAGAGGAGCAGGCACTGCGCTATGCGGGCAGGCGGTGCCCGTGCATGGGGGCATTTTGCTTGACATGACTGGGATGGATAGGATAAAGGAGATAAATGTAAATGATTTGTATTGTGTTGTTGAGCCAGGAGTAATTTATGCGAGCTTGAATGAAGAGCTTGCTAAATATGGCTTCTTTTTCCCCCCAACTCCAGGAAGCGGGGATGTATGCACTATTGGAGGAATGATTGCTGTAAATGCATCTGGAGCAAGAGCAATAAAATATGGAGCTACTCGTGACTATGTTCTTGGCTTAGAGGTTGTTTTTCCTTATGGGAGGAAAAGGCTTGGCGGGCTAACGCTGAAAAATTCTTCTGGCTATCAACTTGAAAGAATTATTGTTGGAAGCGAGGGGACACTTGGAATTATAACTGAGGCAACAATAAGGCTTGCTCCATTGCCAGAAAAAAGAGCAGTTGCTTTATTGCCATTTAATGATGTAATTGATGCTGGTAAATGCGTTTCTAAAATAATAAGCAGTGGCATTCTCCCATCAAGCCTGGAGATAATGGATAGCATATGCATAAAAGCGGTTAATAAGGCAATGAATCTTGGATTGCCAGAAGCTGAAGCATTGCTTTTCATTGAATTGGATGGAAAAGAAAGTGAAGTTAAGGAAGAAATAGAAAAAATAAAAAAAATGTTCAAAGAGATAGAATTCACCGATGATGAAAAGGAAATGCAAAAGCTATGGAAAGGGAGGAAAGGAATTCTGCCTTCCCTATCAAGATATGGCGATGATATGGTTTCAGTAAGCCTCGCTGATGATATGTGCGTTCCAATTTCAAAAATACCAGAAGCAATAAAGGAATTCCAGAAAATTGCAAAAAAATATGGAATAATAGTCGGCACATACGGGCATGCAGGGGATGGAAACTTGCATACAAAAGTTCTTCTAAATCCAAGAGATGAAAAAAGCTGGAAAAATGCTGAAAGAGCGGTAGATGAAATCTATAAAACTGTAAAAAAACTCGGCGGGCTGGCGAGCGGGGAGCACGGCATCGGCATAACAAAGGCGCCCTGGATGGATGAGGATGCTGAGACAATGGAAAAAATAAAGAAGGCGATAGATCCAAATAATATAATGAATCCTGGGAAAATGATGCAGTGGAAGAGGAGCATAATTTCCTATCTCAGATATAAATAA
- a CDS encoding Ig-like domain-containing protein: MDKNKRWISIAICVLFVSNAFSIMANEKLIMKADENKVIATITYRGSYSSSLQPVVVITQPPDGAILNDSHLIVLGYASYEFGLNYWEWKWEWEGGYTGNSSYFPTAEYVEFKIEIWGLHPGWNKITVTFCSPYGGCGSDSVNVTYVPPDTQPPVVIITYPPDGSTFTEPNIRVVGYATDNVGIMQFGYIHEWEGGATGSSWYLELQPTYYPFEIPITLRDGWNIIKVEVSDVAGNNGKAEVIYTLNPLVRINLTIYDGLEGAGGGNEVAEDREESEGAFTVTNIQDTNGDSIRDKDQNPVIATYRGRDEVDLAKMVLWPPTGPGVKPDDDVTLVKSGPNKDAVKLWDTKVKDNEIRPTNPPDTWVFKVKDLPKTVWVEITEENPKNLKMRGITFTLSYSGARDIVCLTGIWSEVTDVKHDKSDKWDNTVWPDMQGNVRWLIDSAGGFGLRRFQVDGNWWHGNVIGIEFTVYPSGIGNISRICFDITRQIHYLDHYHIFIGVENKSEDWPNQVELPNDDTVNTDESDRPVNNHMYSVDRPRFLERRSNTRMIYSRNNFMEFMRVTFNGTHPRGETVQGSRCSDYYLWHAALTLVRNLSNPGNLTRIEREKHGINCVGSGHLLSIDPKPPWK, translated from the coding sequence ATGGACAAAAATAAGAGGTGGATAAGTATAGCGATATGCGTGCTATTTGTTAGCAATGCTTTTAGCATTATGGCCAATGAAAAGTTAATCATGAAGGCTGATGAAAATAAGGTAATTGCAACTATTACTTATAGAGGCAGTTATTCTTCTTCTCTCCAACCAGTTGTTGTAATAACACAGCCACCAGATGGTGCAATATTAAATGATTCTCATTTAATTGTTCTTGGATATGCATCGTATGAATTTGGATTAAATTACTGGGAATGGAAATGGGAATGGGAAGGCGGATATACTGGCAATTCTTCATATTTTCCAACAGCGGAATATGTTGAATTCAAGATAGAGATATGGGGCTTGCATCCTGGATGGAATAAAATAACTGTTACTTTCTGCAGTCCTTATGGAGGATGTGGTTCAGATTCAGTAAATGTAACATATGTTCCACCGGATACACAGCCGCCAGTAGTAATTATAACATATCCGCCAGATGGTTCAACTTTTACTGAGCCAAATATAAGGGTTGTAGGATATGCCACAGATAATGTTGGAATAATGCAATTTGGGTATATACATGAATGGGAAGGAGGAGCAACAGGAAGCAGTTGGTATCTTGAATTACAGCCAACTTATTATCCTTTTGAAATTCCAATTACATTGCGAGATGGATGGAATATAATTAAAGTTGAGGTGAGCGATGTTGCTGGAAATAATGGAAAAGCAGAGGTAATATATACACTTAACCCACTTGTTAGGATAAATTTAACCATATACGATGGATTAGAAGGAGCTGGAGGGGGAAATGAAGTTGCAGAAGATAGAGAAGAGAGTGAGGGTGCTTTTACTGTAACAAATATACAGGATACAAATGGAGATAGTATAAGAGACAAAGACCAAAATCCAGTAATAGCAACATATAGGGGAAGAGATGAAGTTGATTTGGCGAAAATGGTCTTATGGCCACCAACAGGGCCTGGAGTAAAACCAGATGATGATGTAACTTTGGTAAAATCTGGTCCGAACAAGGATGCTGTAAAACTTTGGGATACAAAAGTAAAGGATAATGAAATTAGGCCAACAAACCCACCAGATACATGGGTTTTTAAAGTTAAGGATTTACCAAAAACTGTGTGGGTTGAAATAACAGAAGAAAATCCAAAAAATTTAAAAATGAGAGGAATAACATTTACATTGAGCTATTCAGGAGCGAGAGATATAGTATGTTTAACTGGAATATGGTCTGAAGTTACAGATGTAAAACATGATAAAAGTGATAAATGGGATAATACTGTATGGCCAGATATGCAAGGCAATGTTAGATGGCTTATTGATAGCGCTGGGGGCTTTGGTTTAAGAAGATTCCAAGTTGATGGTAATTGGTGGCATGGAAATGTAATTGGAATTGAATTCACTGTATATCCAAGTGGAATAGGAAATATAAGCAGAATATGTTTTGACATTACTCGCCAGATACATTATTTAGATCATTATCATATTTTCATAGGAGTAGAAAATAAAAGTGAAGATTGGCCAAATCAAGTAGAATTGCCAAATGATGACACAGTTAATACCGATGAAAGTGATAGACCAGTAAATAACCACATGTACTCTGTTGATAGACCACGTTTTCTAGAGAGACGGTCAAACACTCGCATGATTTATTCCCGTAACAATTTCATGGAATTTATGAGAGTTACATTTAATGGAACACACCCAAGAGGAGAAACAGTGCAGGGTTCTCGTTGCTCGGACTATTATCTATGGCATGCTGCTTTAACCCTTGTAAGAAATCTCAGCAATCCTGGCAATCTTACTAGAATAGAAAGAGAAAAACATGGTATTAATTGTGTTGGATCAGGACATTTATTATCAATAGATCCAAAACCACCTTGGAAATAA